DNA from Asanoa sp. WMMD1127:
TCGTGGTCTCCACCGACGACGTGACCAACCTGCAGGCGGCGCTCAACGGCCGCGCGCTGCAGCCCGACCTGCGGGTCGTGTTGCGGCTCTTCGACGGCGACCTGGCCCAGCGGATCCGCTCGACGTTCGGGATCTTCCGCTCCCACAGCGTGTCCTACCTCGCCGCGCCCGAGTTCGCCGCCGTGCTGCGCAAGCGGCAGGTCGTCGCGACGATCCCGGTCGGCCGGCACGCGCTGCTGGTGACGATCGTGGTGGTGGCCAAGGGCTCGGCGCTCGACGGTCAACCGGTGCGACTGGCCGAGCAGGCGCGGGGCGTACGCGTGATCGCCCTGCTCCCGACCGGTCTGCGCCCGAGCTGGTCCCCGTCGCCGGACACCGTGCTCGGCCCCGGCGACCAGCTGACCGTGGTCGCCCGCCGGGCCGGCCTGAGCTGGCTCATCAAACAGGCGAGCCCGCCGGTGGCGACGCCCGCGGTGCCCGTGCAACCCGGCCCCGAGGATCCGACGATCGCCGACGGAACGCCGGCCGGCACCTCAGACTGAGGCCTCCAGCGTCGGCACGTCGACGCCCAGCACCGCCTGCTCGTCGGGCCGGTGCACCAACACGTCGGTCAGGTAGGACTGGACGGCCGCGGCCAGGCCCACGTCGCGGCCCGACTCCTCGGAGCGGAACCAGCGGTGCTCCAACACCTGGGTGAACAGCTCCGCGGGCTCGAGCTTGCGCCGCAGCTCGGCCGGCACGGCCCGGACCACCGGCTCGAACACCTCGATCAGCCAACGGTGGGCGGCCTGCTGCTCGTCGGTCAGGTCGGTGTCGGCCCGATAGGCGTCGAGGTCGTTGAGCAGCGCCCGGGCCTGGTTCTCCTCGGCGTCGAGGCCGGTCAGCCGCAGCAGCCGCCGGGTGTGGTGGCCGGCGTCGACCACCTTCGGCCGCACGTACGCCCGGCCCTCCTCGCCCACCGACATCGACACCTCGGCGATGTCGAAACCGAGCTCGTTGAGGCGCCGGATCCGTTTCTCGATCTCGTGCCGCGAGTCGCGGGCGACCTCCTGCTCGAAGGTGACCTCGTGCCAGAGCCGCTCGTACCGCGTGATCACCTCGTCGGCCACCCACTCGGGGTCGATCGCCTCGTCGAGCAGCTCGGCCGCCCGCAGGTCGAGCGCCTCGCCGAAGATGTTGAGCCGGGCGATCTCGACGTCCTCGTTGCGCTGGCCGTTGGACAGCGACGGCCGCAGCG
Protein-coding regions in this window:
- a CDS encoding DUF4032 domain-containing protein, whose amino-acid sequence is MRITSALIDPALLDLPWSTPLEEWPADHLVALPQGISRHVVRFVRLGGTVYAVKETAERIAEREYDLLRQLERIDFPAVEAVAIVADRVDPAGEPLDPVLVTRHLQFSLPYRAVFSHTLRPETMNRLLDALAALLVRMHLTGFFWGDCSLSNTLFRRDAGAFAAYLVDAETGALRPSLSNGQRNEDVEIARLNIFGEALDLRAAELLDEAIDPEWVADEVITRYERLWHEVTFEQEVARDSRHEIEKRIRRLNELGFDIAEVSMSVGEEGRAYVRPKVVDAGHHTRRLLRLTGLDAEENQARALLNDLDAYRADTDLTDEQQAAHRWLIEVFEPVVRAVPAELRRKLEPAELFTQVLEHRWFRSEESGRDVGLAAAVQSYLTDVLVHRPDEQAVLGVDVPTLEASV